Proteins found in one Bordetella genomosp. 11 genomic segment:
- a CDS encoding FecR family protein: protein MSASPWYRDTPDAAGIAPEVAERALEWLVELQGDAVSAEVRAQWDRWRRAHPDHERAWQRIEAVNGRLRPLASAPNAAIARASLAPPAAPGRRRAVKTLAALAFTGGAAWGLQEYAPWRVWTSDYRTAVGERRALVLADGTRLVLNTESAIDVRYTAGERRIRLIRGEIFIATAADPAPVARPFLVETAEGTAQALGTQYTARRRHGGTEIAVFAGAVRIRPAGDGRAIDIPAGYAATYTASAIAPPRQVEASSLAWKDGFIVARGMRLDDFVAELGRYSAESLSCDPAIAALRVSGSFPLRDIDEVLRTVGTTVGARLEIRTRFWGQRLTRLVPAAGGAG from the coding sequence TTGTCCGCCTCGCCCTGGTATCGCGATACTCCCGACGCCGCCGGCATTGCGCCGGAGGTAGCCGAGCGCGCCCTGGAATGGCTGGTCGAACTGCAAGGCGATGCCGTGTCCGCGGAAGTGCGGGCGCAATGGGATCGCTGGCGCCGCGCCCACCCGGATCACGAGCGGGCATGGCAACGCATCGAGGCCGTCAACGGCCGGCTGCGGCCGCTGGCGTCGGCACCGAACGCCGCTATCGCGCGGGCCTCGCTGGCGCCGCCGGCGGCGCCGGGGCGGCGGCGGGCCGTCAAGACGCTGGCGGCGCTGGCGTTCACCGGCGGTGCCGCGTGGGGCCTTCAGGAATATGCGCCCTGGCGTGTATGGACATCCGACTATCGCACCGCGGTGGGCGAACGCCGCGCGCTGGTCCTGGCCGACGGCACGCGGCTGGTGCTTAACACCGAAAGCGCCATCGACGTCCGGTACACCGCCGGCGAGCGGCGGATCCGCCTGATACGCGGGGAGATATTCATCGCCACCGCCGCCGATCCCGCACCGGTCGCGCGGCCCTTTCTGGTCGAAACCGCCGAGGGGACGGCGCAGGCGCTGGGCACGCAATACACCGCCCGGCGGCGCCACGGCGGCACCGAAATCGCCGTCTTCGCGGGCGCGGTACGCATCCGGCCCGCCGGCGACGGCCGCGCGATCGACATCCCGGCCGGCTACGCCGCCACCTACACGGCCAGCGCCATCGCGCCGCCGCGCCAGGTGGAAGCATCCAGCCTCGCCTGGAAAGACGGCTTCATCGTGGCGCGCGGCATGCGCCTGGACGACTTCGTCGCCGAATTGGGGCGGTATAGCGCCGAATCGCTGTCCTGCGATCCCGCCATCGCCGCGCTGCGCGTGTCCGGCTCTTTTCCGCTGCGCGATATCGACGAGGTCCTGCGCACCGTCGGCACGACGGTGGGCGCGCGGCTGGAAATCCGCACGCGGTTCTGGGGGCAGCGCCTGACACGGCTGGTGCCGGCCGCGGGGGGAGCCGGATGA
- a CDS encoding PepSY-associated TM helix domain-containing protein: MVRIGRVGPLVIRIFAAVAGGYALAALASVAALALPISRPQAVLTGMLASFAVYAGAVIWVFATHTGRGIRQSMSDLHTWAGLLAGWVLYAMFLTGTVSYFKDEISQWMRPELSELAHRPDAAEVAQRIADELGTVASGSTQWSMQLPTERGNAVDVFWRLPQQEPGRRAFQSATFDPATGHRVAARGTLGGEFFYRFHFQFHYMPALWGRWVAGLCAMFMLVAIVSGVITHKKIFVDFFTFRGGKGQRSWLDAHNALSVFGLPFHLMITYTGLVTLMAMYMPWGQDLALQTPAQRQELRSQISAFIQPGQPSGQKAALAPLGPMVRQAQARWGQDNVGRVTVTLPGDAAARVAVTRGESGRVSTSPQYLLFEGATGKLLEARDSVGAAAEVRGVMFALHRGRFGDLQMRWLYFIVSLAGTAMVGTGLVMWTVKRRQKLADPLRPYFGFALVERLNIAAIAGLSVAMAAFLWGNRLLPMALTARAGTEIDVFFLAWAATLLYSLARPARRAWIELLWLAAGLLALLPVLNALTTQRPLWHSVAAGDWVYAGFDLVMWVFAILHAALAWRTMRKKDSVPGNRPPRREAGR; the protein is encoded by the coding sequence ATGGTCCGGATCGGACGCGTCGGACCGCTCGTGATACGCATCTTCGCCGCCGTGGCCGGCGGCTATGCCCTGGCCGCGCTGGCCAGCGTGGCGGCGCTGGCGCTGCCGATCAGCCGGCCGCAGGCGGTGCTGACCGGCATGCTGGCCAGCTTTGCCGTGTATGCGGGCGCGGTGATATGGGTGTTCGCCACGCATACGGGGCGGGGCATCCGCCAGTCCATGTCAGACCTGCATACCTGGGCCGGCCTGCTGGCAGGGTGGGTGCTGTACGCCATGTTCCTGACCGGCACGGTCAGCTATTTCAAGGACGAGATATCGCAGTGGATGCGGCCCGAGCTGTCGGAGCTGGCGCATCGGCCGGACGCGGCCGAGGTGGCGCAGCGCATCGCCGATGAGCTGGGCACCGTTGCCTCCGGCAGCACGCAGTGGAGCATGCAGCTGCCCACGGAACGCGGCAACGCCGTCGACGTATTCTGGCGCCTGCCGCAACAGGAGCCGGGCCGGCGCGCATTCCAGTCGGCCACCTTCGACCCTGCCACCGGACATCGCGTTGCCGCACGCGGCACGCTGGGCGGCGAGTTTTTCTACCGTTTCCACTTCCAGTTCCACTACATGCCGGCGCTGTGGGGCCGCTGGGTGGCGGGCCTGTGCGCGATGTTCATGCTGGTGGCCATTGTCAGCGGCGTGATCACGCACAAGAAGATCTTCGTCGATTTCTTCACCTTCAGAGGGGGCAAGGGCCAGCGATCGTGGCTGGACGCCCACAACGCGCTGTCGGTATTCGGCCTGCCTTTCCATTTGATGATCACCTATACCGGCCTGGTGACGCTGATGGCCATGTACATGCCATGGGGCCAGGACCTTGCATTGCAGACACCGGCACAGCGCCAGGAGCTGCGGTCCCAGATCAGCGCCTTCATACAGCCGGGCCAGCCCAGCGGGCAGAAGGCCGCGCTGGCGCCGCTGGGGCCGATGGTGCGCCAGGCGCAGGCGCGCTGGGGCCAGGACAACGTCGGCCGGGTCACCGTCACCTTGCCGGGCGACGCGGCCGCGCGCGTTGCCGTCACGCGCGGCGAATCCGGCCGTGTGTCCACCAGCCCGCAATATCTGCTGTTCGAGGGCGCCACGGGGAAACTGCTGGAAGCCCGGGATAGCGTGGGCGCCGCGGCCGAGGTACGGGGTGTGATGTTCGCCTTGCACAGGGGACGCTTCGGCGATCTGCAGATGCGCTGGCTCTATTTCATCGTCAGCCTGGCCGGTACGGCGATGGTGGGCACCGGGCTGGTCATGTGGACCGTCAAGCGCCGCCAGAAACTGGCCGATCCGCTGCGGCCTTATTTCGGCTTTGCTTTGGTGGAGCGCCTGAATATCGCCGCCATTGCCGGCCTGTCGGTGGCGATGGCGGCTTTCCTATGGGGCAACCGGCTGCTACCGATGGCGTTGACAGCCCGCGCCGGCACGGAGATCGATGTGTTCTTCCTGGCCTGGGCGGCGACGCTGCTGTACTCCCTGGCACGGCCGGCCCGGCGGGCATGGATCGAGCTGTTGTGGCTGGCGGCCGGCCTGTTGGCGCTACTGCCCGTGCTGAACGCGTTGACCACGCAACGGCCGCTGTGGCATAGCGTGGCGGCGGGGGATTGGGTCTACGCGGGGTTCGACCTGGTGATGTGGGTGTTCGCGATCCTGCATGCGGCGCTGGCATGGCGGACCATGCGCAAGAAGGACTCTGTGCCGGGCAATCGCCCGCCGCGCCGCGAGGCCGGGCGATGA
- a CDS encoding putative motility protein produces MDSSSIEATVGAAVGLQQANAMQEAQNVLLRKTLDSQSQTILSLIGSVAPQLSSYGMVGTQLHVTA; encoded by the coding sequence ATGGACAGTTCCTCGATCGAAGCCACCGTTGGCGCCGCCGTCGGCCTGCAGCAGGCCAACGCGATGCAGGAAGCGCAGAACGTGTTGCTGCGCAAGACCCTGGACAGCCAGTCGCAGACCATCCTTAGCCTGATCGGTTCGGTGGCGCCCCAGCTGTCGAGCTACGGCATGGTGGGCACGCAGCTGCACGTCACCGCGTAA
- a CDS encoding MmgE/PrpD family protein produces the protein MGHAPATDEVQNPYTRGIAEFIATLKYEDIPDHVRERIKLLILDSFGCAIFGAELPWSKILLETLLAEDHTTTTPVWGTDKRLSSPHAALVNGTLVQGFEIDDVHRVGVLHVGAVTLPAVLAAAGSRPGMSGRDFLRACVAGYEIGPRVGMCMGPEHIAQGWHSGATVGVFSAAAGAAAALGLSAEQAVHALGIAGTQSSGLMAAQFGAMVKRMHAGRASQSGLYGALLAARGFTGIVDVFENPYGGFCSTLSRSTDRFDLTKLTAGLGTQFEVMRIALKFYSCVGSNHTTLDALRTMRARKPFGADDVEEIVVEGSRVTVDHVGWKYVPQGLTSAQLNLPYCVATLLLDGDVFVDQFTEADVTNPDRIRVSQKVKVVEDPAITARGAVYRHMVNVKLKLKDGTRMEETVEAPRGSEHSFASADDVIEKFVKLASRRIARQQVDRVVDTMMNIENLDDIGTLVDALTVKR, from the coding sequence ATGGGCCACGCGCCAGCCACCGACGAAGTCCAGAATCCCTATACGCGAGGCATCGCGGAGTTCATCGCCACGTTGAAGTACGAGGACATCCCGGACCACGTACGGGAACGCATCAAGTTGCTGATCCTGGACTCCTTTGGCTGCGCGATCTTCGGCGCCGAGCTGCCCTGGAGCAAGATTCTGCTGGAAACGCTTTTGGCGGAAGACCACACCACCACCACGCCGGTCTGGGGCACCGACAAGCGCCTGTCGTCGCCGCATGCGGCGCTGGTCAACGGCACGCTGGTGCAGGGTTTCGAAATCGACGACGTGCATCGCGTGGGCGTGCTGCACGTCGGCGCGGTCACGCTGCCGGCGGTGCTGGCGGCGGCAGGCAGCCGCCCCGGAATGAGCGGCCGTGATTTCCTGCGGGCCTGCGTGGCCGGTTATGAAATCGGTCCGCGCGTGGGCATGTGCATGGGCCCGGAACATATCGCGCAAGGCTGGCATTCCGGCGCGACGGTCGGCGTGTTCTCCGCCGCGGCCGGCGCGGCGGCCGCGCTCGGCCTGTCCGCCGAACAGGCGGTCCACGCGCTGGGCATCGCCGGCACGCAGTCGTCGGGCCTGATGGCCGCGCAGTTCGGCGCCATGGTCAAGCGCATGCACGCCGGCCGCGCTTCGCAAAGCGGCCTGTATGGCGCCCTGCTGGCCGCGCGCGGCTTTACCGGCATCGTCGACGTATTCGAGAACCCCTACGGCGGCTTTTGCAGCACCCTGTCGCGCTCCACGGACCGCTTCGACCTGACCAAGCTGACCGCCGGCCTGGGCACGCAGTTCGAGGTCATGCGCATCGCGCTGAAGTTCTATTCCTGCGTGGGCAGCAACCATACGACGCTGGATGCGCTGCGCACCATGCGCGCGCGCAAGCCCTTCGGCGCCGACGACGTCGAGGAAATCGTCGTGGAAGGATCGCGCGTGACCGTCGACCATGTCGGCTGGAAGTATGTGCCGCAGGGCCTGACCTCCGCGCAATTGAACCTGCCTTACTGCGTGGCCACGCTGCTGCTGGACGGCGACGTTTTCGTCGATCAGTTCACGGAAGCGGACGTCACCAACCCGGACCGCATCCGCGTTTCCCAGAAGGTAAAGGTGGTCGAAGACCCCGCCATTACCGCGCGGGGCGCGGTCTATCGCCACATGGTCAATGTGAAGCTCAAGCTGAAGGACGGCACGCGGATGGAAGAAACCGTCGAGGCGCCGCGCGGCAGCGAGCATTCCTTTGCGTCGGCCGACGATGTCATCGAGAAGTTCGTCAAACTGGCGTCGCGCCGCATCGCGCGGCAGCAGGTCGACCGCGTGGTCGACACCATGATGAATATCGAAAACCTCGACGACATCGGCACGCTGGTCGACGCGCTGACGGTCAAGCGCTAA
- a CDS encoding DUF3325 domain-containing protein: MIHLLVLMCCTAGFTALALATERQQEAVFGRHLPARGTRALRMAGWGVLALALGIVVAGQGWGLGLVSYSGHTSVAAGLVYLGLAARARRGKDVLPGSR; this comes from the coding sequence ATGATCCATCTGTTGGTCCTGATGTGCTGCACCGCGGGCTTCACCGCGTTGGCGCTGGCGACGGAACGGCAGCAGGAAGCGGTGTTCGGCCGGCACTTGCCGGCGCGCGGCACGCGGGCCTTGCGCATGGCGGGATGGGGCGTGCTTGCCCTGGCATTGGGAATCGTCGTCGCCGGGCAGGGCTGGGGGTTGGGTCTGGTCAGCTATAGCGGCCACACCAGCGTGGCGGCCGGGCTGGTGTACCTGGGCTTGGCTGCGCGCGCCCGCCGGGGGAAAGACGTTCTTCCTGGTTCCAGGTAG
- a CDS encoding TonB-dependent receptor: MHQVRGRERPFKLLTRRAALTCAAARIAHGAIGAMVFLAASPAAQAQAVQVREYDIPAGTLEDALSRFGRESGIMLSFRPEVTAGRRSDGLKGAYTIQGGLDALLANTGIHAGRQGNGSYVLSPPANTGAHAVQLPTVRVSTAADNGLPPVYAGGQIATGGSLGILGTSNAMDVPFSTTNYTSEAIEDLQARTLADVVQNESSVRMLTASNGFGEDFQIRGFTVASNDVGLNGLYGLASASRMPVAIMERVEVLKGPGTLMNGISPNGSIGGGINIVTKRAGDDPLTRLTTTYQSKGQLGGQFDVGRRFGEDNAWGIRVNGVYRDGATPIDNGNQQQTVGAIGLDYRGTRLRWSLDAYDQREDTDNFRPQVGFQSSVTSLPDPPSGHRNFYPGTRLKLQDSTIATRMEYDVTDRVTVYGAVGYRYGSADQTFPSGPVDQQGNFTVTNAYYDSYSKTTTGDVGVRVRLDTWGIGHTLTLGATRLDQEAGNAYVTSATRAASNIYHPAPLPPVTGDRQSPAKASETALTSVALTDTLSFADGRLLITAGVREQRVVLDNYSTATGARTSSYDESAVSPLAGIVFKPLSNVSVYGNFTSGLTRGGIAPATAANAGQVFAPYKSKQYEAGVKVDWGSVITTASVFQIDRPNAMTDPDTNIYSFDGEQRNRGLELSAYGEMTRGLRVMASTTFYDATLQRTAGGVNDGNDANGVPGNTFNLGVDWDTPWIRGLSLNARVIHTASTYFNAANTIKVPAWTRYDIGARYVTDVMGKSVVFRANIENLFNKDYWLVSGTYATVAAPRTLLLSAQIDF; the protein is encoded by the coding sequence ATGCATCAGGTCCGCGGACGCGAGCGTCCCTTCAAATTGCTAACCCGGCGTGCCGCGTTGACGTGCGCGGCCGCGCGTATCGCCCATGGCGCCATCGGCGCGATGGTTTTTCTTGCCGCGTCGCCCGCGGCGCAGGCACAGGCCGTCCAGGTCCGCGAGTACGACATTCCCGCGGGAACGCTGGAGGACGCGCTGAGCCGTTTCGGACGCGAGTCGGGGATCATGCTGTCGTTCAGGCCTGAGGTCACGGCAGGCCGGCGCAGCGACGGCCTGAAGGGCGCGTACACCATCCAGGGCGGCCTGGACGCCCTGTTGGCCAATACGGGCATCCACGCCGGGCGGCAGGGCAACGGCAGCTATGTCCTGAGCCCGCCGGCGAATACCGGCGCGCACGCGGTGCAACTGCCGACCGTCAGGGTCAGCACGGCAGCCGACAACGGTTTGCCGCCAGTCTATGCGGGCGGGCAGATCGCCACGGGCGGCAGCCTGGGCATCCTGGGCACGTCCAACGCCATGGACGTGCCTTTCAGCACCACCAACTACACTTCGGAGGCGATCGAGGACCTGCAGGCCAGGACGCTGGCCGACGTCGTGCAGAACGAATCGTCGGTGCGCATGCTGACCGCCAGCAACGGCTTCGGCGAAGACTTCCAGATCCGCGGCTTCACCGTGGCCAGTAACGATGTGGGCTTGAACGGCCTGTACGGCCTGGCGTCGGCCAGCCGCATGCCGGTGGCGATCATGGAGCGCGTGGAAGTCCTGAAGGGGCCGGGCACCTTGATGAACGGCATCAGCCCGAACGGCAGCATCGGCGGCGGCATCAATATCGTCACCAAGCGCGCCGGCGACGATCCGCTGACCCGCTTGACCACCACCTATCAAAGCAAGGGGCAACTGGGCGGCCAGTTCGACGTTGGCCGCCGCTTCGGCGAGGACAATGCCTGGGGCATCCGGGTGAACGGGGTCTATCGCGACGGCGCGACGCCCATCGACAACGGCAACCAGCAGCAAACCGTGGGCGCCATCGGCCTGGATTACCGCGGGACCAGGCTGCGCTGGTCGCTGGATGCCTACGACCAGCGCGAGGATACCGATAACTTCCGGCCGCAGGTCGGATTCCAGTCGTCCGTCACGTCCTTGCCGGACCCGCCGTCCGGGCATCGCAACTTCTATCCCGGCACCAGGTTGAAGCTGCAGGATTCCACTATCGCCACCCGCATGGAGTACGACGTGACGGATCGCGTCACCGTCTATGGCGCCGTCGGCTACCGCTACGGGTCGGCGGACCAGACCTTTCCCTCGGGGCCGGTGGACCAGCAAGGCAACTTCACGGTCACCAATGCCTACTACGATTCGTACAGCAAGACCACGACCGGCGACGTCGGCGTGCGGGTGCGGCTGGATACCTGGGGCATCGGCCATACCCTGACCTTGGGCGCCACGCGGCTGGACCAGGAAGCGGGCAATGCCTACGTGACCTCGGCGACCCGGGCCGCTTCGAACATTTACCATCCGGCGCCGCTGCCGCCGGTGACGGGCGACCGGCAATCGCCGGCCAAGGCATCGGAAACCGCGCTGACCAGCGTGGCACTGACCGATACGCTGTCGTTCGCGGACGGGCGGCTGTTGATCACGGCCGGTGTGCGCGAGCAGCGCGTGGTACTGGACAACTATTCCACCGCCACGGGCGCGCGGACCTCTTCCTATGACGAGAGCGCGGTCTCGCCGCTGGCGGGCATCGTCTTCAAGCCGCTGTCCAATGTGTCCGTGTACGGGAACTTCACCTCGGGACTGACGCGCGGCGGCATCGCGCCCGCCACGGCCGCCAACGCGGGCCAGGTGTTCGCGCCCTACAAGTCCAAGCAGTACGAGGCCGGCGTCAAGGTCGACTGGGGTAGCGTGATCACCACCGCATCGGTGTTCCAGATCGACCGCCCCAACGCGATGACCGACCCCGATACCAACATCTACAGTTTCGACGGCGAGCAACGCAACCGCGGGCTGGAACTGTCGGCCTATGGCGAGATGACGCGCGGGCTGCGCGTGATGGCCAGCACGACTTTCTACGATGCGACGCTGCAGCGCACCGCCGGCGGTGTGAACGACGGCAACGACGCCAATGGCGTGCCCGGCAACACCTTCAACCTGGGCGTCGATTGGGATACGCCGTGGATCCGCGGCCTGAGCCTGAATGCCCGCGTCATCCATACCGCGTCGACGTACTTCAACGCGGCCAACACCATCAAGGTGCCTGCCTGGACGCGCTACGACATCGGCGCGCGCTACGTGACCGACGTCATGGGCAAATCGGTGGTGTTCCGCGCCAACATCGAGAACCTGTTCAACAAGGACTACTGGCTGGTCAGCGGTACCTATGCGACGGTCGCCGCGCCGCGCACCCTGCTGCTGTCGGCGCAGATCGATTTCTAA
- a CDS encoding ferredoxin reductase family protein — MKRIKIFYLAILLVLVGLWLAADTLVPTPFTYFSFRAAFIQFSGVLGIGAMSIAMMLALRPKWLEPRLNGLDKIYRLHKWLGISALVVSILHWWWATGTKWMVGWGWLERPARGPRPVVTHGAIEGWSRTQRGLAESLGEWAFYVAVVLIALALVKRFPYHLFAKTHKWLAAVYLVLVYHTVVLVKADYWTQPVGWVLAALLVGGCAAALLALAGRIGANRQVAGTIVGLIEYPALRVLETTVMLQNGWRGHVAGQFAFVTSDKREGAHPYTIASAWNPSDRKLVFITKALGDYTGQLRHRLRVGMSVTVEGPYGCFDFDDAQPRQIWVGAGIGITPFVARLKQRAAVPDSKTIDLFHTTADFEQAAIDRLASDAAAAGVHLHLLVDGKDGRLNGERIRNSVPEWRTASFWFCGPPAFGKALRQDFIAHGLPAERFHQELFQMR; from the coding sequence GTGAAGCGCATCAAAATCTTTTACCTGGCCATCCTGCTGGTGTTGGTAGGGTTATGGCTGGCGGCCGACACGCTGGTGCCCACGCCGTTTACATACTTTTCGTTCCGCGCGGCTTTCATACAGTTCAGTGGAGTGCTCGGCATTGGCGCCATGAGCATCGCCATGATGCTGGCACTGCGGCCCAAATGGCTGGAGCCGCGCCTGAACGGGCTGGACAAGATCTATCGCCTGCACAAGTGGCTGGGCATCAGCGCGCTGGTGGTATCCATCCTGCACTGGTGGTGGGCCACGGGAACCAAGTGGATGGTGGGCTGGGGGTGGCTGGAAAGACCTGCACGCGGTCCGCGGCCGGTGGTAACGCACGGCGCGATTGAAGGATGGTCGCGCACCCAGCGTGGACTGGCTGAATCCCTGGGGGAATGGGCGTTCTACGTCGCCGTCGTCCTGATCGCGCTGGCACTGGTCAAGCGGTTCCCTTACCACCTGTTCGCCAAGACCCACAAATGGCTGGCGGCCGTCTATCTTGTCCTGGTTTACCACACGGTCGTGCTCGTCAAGGCGGACTATTGGACACAGCCGGTCGGGTGGGTGCTGGCGGCATTGTTGGTGGGCGGCTGCGCGGCGGCACTGCTGGCCCTGGCCGGCAGGATAGGCGCCAACCGCCAGGTCGCAGGCACTATTGTCGGGCTGATCGAATATCCGGCGCTGCGCGTGCTGGAAACCACCGTCATGTTGCAGAACGGCTGGCGTGGCCACGTCGCGGGCCAGTTCGCCTTCGTCACTTCGGACAAGCGCGAAGGCGCCCACCCTTACACCATCGCTTCTGCCTGGAACCCCAGCGACCGCAAGCTCGTCTTTATCACCAAGGCGCTCGGCGACTATACCGGCCAGTTGCGGCATCGGCTCCGTGTCGGCATGTCCGTAACGGTGGAAGGCCCTTACGGCTGTTTCGATTTCGACGATGCGCAGCCGCGCCAGATCTGGGTAGGCGCCGGCATCGGCATTACGCCCTTTGTCGCCCGGCTAAAGCAACGGGCCGCCGTGCCGGACTCGAAAACGATCGATCTGTTCCACACGACCGCGGATTTCGAGCAGGCGGCGATCGACCGCCTTGCCTCCGACGCCGCCGCCGCTGGTGTCCACCTGCACCTGCTGGTGGATGGGAAGGACGGACGCCTGAATGGCGAGCGAATCCGGAACAGTGTCCCAGAATGGCGGACCGCCAGCTTCTGGTTCTGCGGCCCGCCGGCGTTCGGCAAGGCGTTGCGCCAGGATTTCATTGCCCATGGTCTGCCGGCCGAACGGTTTCACCAGGAGCTCTTTCAAATGCGTTGA
- a CDS encoding LysR family transcriptional regulator: MPCHLPTLSSHALMASLNAIDLEGLRGFVAVARHASFQLATGELNISAPALTRRIQRLETAIGAPLFERTTRRVQLTPIGELLLPRARGILDDLEQALSAIDDRLASRSGQLSLACIPTATRLLLPHILRSFHEQRPQTRIRIVEANVAGVMSAVLDGSVDFGVTLQTRTAEGLAFDALLTEPFLLACPADHPLAERGPVSWNDLKPYRLIVSEPGSGNRAVLEQALRKWRWQRDHLVEIDHLTSALGLVEAGLGISVVPLSALPDSPDARLAIRALTGPEVRRTLGLLRRRAIPLGPVAQQFRRTVRQLAPVLETQTRERGARFLTV; this comes from the coding sequence ATGCCCTGCCATCTGCCGACGCTGTCCTCCCATGCCCTTATGGCTTCCTTGAACGCGATCGATCTCGAAGGCTTGCGCGGCTTCGTCGCGGTGGCCCGGCATGCCAGTTTCCAACTGGCAACCGGCGAGCTCAATATTTCGGCGCCAGCGCTGACGCGGCGCATTCAACGCCTGGAAACGGCCATCGGCGCGCCCCTGTTCGAACGGACGACGCGGCGCGTGCAATTGACCCCCATCGGCGAACTGCTGCTGCCGCGCGCGCGCGGCATCCTGGATGACCTGGAGCAGGCGCTGTCGGCGATCGACGACAGGCTGGCCAGCCGCAGCGGCCAGCTCAGCCTGGCCTGCATTCCGACCGCCACCCGGCTTCTGCTGCCGCATATCCTGCGCTCTTTCCACGAGCAGCGGCCGCAAACCCGCATCCGTATCGTCGAAGCCAACGTCGCCGGCGTGATGTCCGCCGTGCTGGACGGTTCCGTGGATTTCGGCGTGACGCTGCAAACGCGGACCGCCGAAGGGCTGGCCTTCGATGCCTTGCTGACCGAGCCCTTCCTGCTGGCGTGCCCCGCCGATCATCCCCTGGCCGAACGCGGCCCTGTCAGCTGGAACGACTTGAAGCCCTATCGTTTGATCGTGTCGGAGCCGGGCAGCGGCAACCGCGCGGTGCTGGAACAGGCCTTGCGCAAGTGGCGGTGGCAGCGCGACCACCTGGTGGAAATCGATCACCTGACCAGCGCGCTGGGCCTGGTCGAGGCCGGCCTGGGAATATCCGTGGTGCCGTTGTCTGCACTGCCGGATTCCCCCGATGCCAGACTGGCGATACGCGCCCTGACCGGCCCGGAAGTCAGGCGTACCCTGGGCTTGCTCCGGCGCCGCGCGATACCGCTGGGCCCGGTGGCGCAGCAGTTCAGGCGTACCGTGCGGCAATTGGCGCCCGTGCTGGAGACCCAGACGCGGGAACGCGGCGCGCGATTCCTGACCGTCTAA
- a CDS encoding MFS transporter yields MRAATRAVMAQFFVNGAAFAAWGVQIPDIKSRFALSDFVLSFAMLVVAGGAIIAMGPIGRWATRIGSARALTISGIVYAVTTALVPLMPDYAALLGLLLVFGMAMAGFDVTMNVQAAGVETRGGQPIMSTLHGMFSVGGMVGAGLGGLAALAALPHWMYPCGIAVMALAAIAIGTPRLLDDAPTHEDAAAAGRRRVPAALWVLGFFAFLGLICEGAMYDWASVYLRDVAHAAPQLASYGYAAFSTGMACGRFAADPLRRHIGDSRTLAISAWMGFAGIALAVCLPQPAWTLAGLLLMGLGVANLMPFFFLAGARLPGLSPAQGVAAIARWAYTGMLLGPAIIGGITHHSTLRVALAVVAAIMGLIAAVGIRQVSRIGR; encoded by the coding sequence ATGCGCGCCGCGACTCGTGCGGTGATGGCGCAGTTCTTCGTCAATGGCGCCGCCTTCGCCGCCTGGGGCGTGCAGATTCCGGATATCAAGTCGCGATTCGCGCTCTCGGATTTCGTGTTGTCGTTCGCCATGCTGGTCGTCGCGGGCGGCGCCATCATCGCGATGGGGCCGATCGGCCGCTGGGCCACGCGCATCGGTAGCGCGCGGGCGCTGACGATCAGCGGCATCGTTTACGCGGTGACGACCGCCCTGGTGCCGTTGATGCCCGACTACGCCGCATTGCTGGGACTGTTGCTGGTGTTCGGGATGGCGATGGCCGGCTTCGACGTGACCATGAACGTGCAGGCGGCCGGCGTGGAAACGCGTGGCGGCCAACCCATCATGTCCACCCTGCACGGCATGTTCAGCGTCGGCGGCATGGTGGGCGCTGGCCTGGGTGGCCTGGCCGCGCTGGCGGCCTTGCCGCACTGGATGTATCCCTGCGGCATCGCCGTGATGGCGCTGGCGGCGATCGCCATCGGCACGCCGCGGCTGCTCGACGACGCGCCCACGCACGAGGACGCGGCGGCGGCGGGACGCCGCCGCGTTCCGGCAGCGCTATGGGTGCTGGGCTTTTTCGCCTTCCTGGGCTTGATCTGCGAAGGCGCGATGTACGACTGGGCCAGCGTTTATCTGCGCGATGTCGCCCACGCCGCGCCGCAACTGGCCAGCTACGGCTATGCGGCGTTTTCCACGGGCATGGCCTGCGGACGCTTCGCCGCCGATCCGCTGCGGCGTCACATCGGCGATAGCCGCACGCTGGCAATCAGCGCGTGGATGGGCTTTGCCGGCATCGCGCTCGCCGTATGCCTGCCGCAACCCGCCTGGACGTTGGCCGGCCTGCTGCTGATGGGCCTGGGCGTGGCGAACCTGATGCCGTTCTTCTTCCTGGCCGGCGCGCGGCTGCCCGGCCTGAGCCCGGCGCAAGGCGTCGCCGCGATCGCGCGATGGGCCTATACCGGCATGCTGCTGGGGCCGGCGATCATCGGCGGCATTACGCACCATTCCACCCTGCGCGTGGCGCTGGCGGTGGTCGCGGCCATCATGGGCCTGATCGCCGCCGTGGGTATCCGGCAGGTAAGTCGTATCGGGCGTTAG